From Lycium ferocissimum isolate CSIRO_LF1 chromosome 12, AGI_CSIRO_Lferr_CH_V1, whole genome shotgun sequence, one genomic window encodes:
- the LOC132038986 gene encoding uncharacterized protein At1g76660, giving the protein MGSEQNRFPQQQGPPLPSRRKRWGGCLGGLSCFGRQKGGKRIVPSRIPEANSLPNQQNIPQAGGLNNQTAALLAPPSSPASFSNSALPSTAQSPSCFLSSNSPGGPSSAMYATGPYAHETQLVSPPVFSNFTTEPSTAPFTPPPELAHLTTPSSPDVPFARFLSSSVNVKTNTGANDLQTTYSLYPGSPHSTLRSPVSMASGERELPQLDPSIPSSEIKYPGPDSSTSKLPQDSNFFCPATFAQFYIDHSLFPHSGGRLSVSKESDAYSNNNGNGQQSRQNKPCKQDAEEVEAYRASFGFSADEIVSTTQYVEISDAVLDENFSMTPFTKPREEEIILTMPAAEGTKGRNIYNMASPQQCKSGINHFEGADNCMKDHVSPKQIEPANHAMSDDEGIFSKMPTLRLSRKYDHGLSSSDAEIDYRRGRSLREAKGNIAW; this is encoded by the exons ATGGGCTCAGAGCAGAATAGATTTCCACAACAACAAGGACCACCACTTCCTTCTCGG CGTAAACGATGGGGTGGATGTTTGGGAGGATTGTCTTGTTTTGGAAGACAAAAAGGAGGAAAGCGTATAGTGCCGTCTCGTATTCCTGAGGCCAATTCACTGCCAAATCAGCAAAATATACCCCAAGCTGGTGGGTTGAATAATCAAACTGCAGCTCTTTTAGCTCCACCATCATCACCGGCATCCTTTTCGAATTCAGCGCTCCCTTCAACAGCTCAATCACCAAGCTGTTTTTTATCTAGCAATTCACCAGGAGGACCTTCATCTGCTATGTATGCCACTGGTCCATATGCTCATGAGACACAGTTGGTATCTCCTCCTGTTTTCTCAAACTTTACCACTGAGCCATCTACTGCTCCTTTCACACCTCCGCCTGAGTTGGCCCACCTGACTACTCCCTCTTCACCAGATGTGCCTTTCGCTCGGTTTCTCTCCTCTTCAGTGAATGTTAAAACCAACACTGGTGCCAATGATCTTCAAACAACCTACTCTCTTTATCCAGGAAGTCCTCATAGTACTCTCAGATCCCCTGTTTCAATGGCATCAGGTGAAAGGGAACTTCCTCAATTGGATCCTTCTATTCCTTCATCCGAGATCAAGTATCCAGGCCCTGATTCAAGCACCTCCAAGTTGCCTCAAGATTCAAATTTCTTCTGTCCAGCTACATTTGCCCAGTTTTACATTGACCACTCTTTATTTCCTCATTCTGGTGGAAGGCTGAGTGTTTCCAAAGAATCCGATGCTTATTCAAATAATAATGGGAATGGCCAGCAGAGTAGGCAGAACAAACCCTGTAAACAAGACGCAGAGGAAGTTGAAGCTTATAGAGCATCCTTTGGGTTCAGTGCTGATGAGATTGTTAGTACTACGCAATATGTGGAGATTTCTGATGCTGTATTAGATGAAAACTTTAGCATGACCCCTTTTACTAAGCCCAGAGAAgaggaaattatattaactatgcCAGCAGCTGAGGGAACAAAAGGAAGGAATATCTATAATATGGCATCTCCTCAGCAGTGCAAATCAGGGATAAATCATTTTGAAGGAGCAGACAATTGCATGAAAG ATCATGTGTCTCCAAAGCAAATTGAACCTGCTAACCATGCTATGAGTGATGATGAAGGCATCTTCTCCAAAATGCCAACTTTAAGATTAAGTCGGAAATATGACCATGGTTTGTCAAGCTCCGATGCAGAGATAGACTACAGGAGAGGAAGAAGCTTGAGAGAAGCAAAAGGCAATATTGCATG GTGA